One region of Sphingomonas abietis genomic DNA includes:
- a CDS encoding HIT family protein yields the protein MNATITKFGYPATLIREYRHWLVLLRPAQPTLGSLVLAARSDATAFGDLPPEAHAELALVTRAIETALATAVSHDKLNYLMLMMVDPHVHFHVIPRYEGSRARGGAVFTDAGWPKLPDLGAAITLDAAAVADLVGWLGGSWPD from the coding sequence ATGAATGCGACGATCACGAAATTCGGCTATCCCGCCACGCTGATCCGCGAATATCGGCACTGGCTGGTGCTGCTGCGCCCCGCCCAGCCGACGCTGGGATCGCTGGTGCTGGCCGCGCGATCGGACGCGACCGCGTTCGGCGACCTGCCGCCCGAGGCCCATGCCGAACTCGCCCTCGTCACCCGCGCGATCGAGACGGCGCTCGCCACCGCAGTGTCGCACGACAAGCTCAATTATCTGATGCTGATGATGGTGGACCCGCACGTCCACTTCCATGTGATCCCGCGCTACGAGGGCTCGCGGGCGCGCGGCGGCGCGGTGTTCACCGATGCGGGCTGGCCGAAGCTGCCCGATCTCGGGGCCGCGATCACCCTCGACGCGGCCGCCGTGGCGGATCTGGTCGGCTGGCTCGGCGGCAGCTGGCCGGATTAA
- a CDS encoding phosphocholine cytidylyltransferase family protein yields the protein MIDRAIILSAGQGSRLLPLTAERPKCLIDFSGRTLLAWQVAMLSNAGVTRIDVVTGFMTDLVEAELARLARPGLTLRTRFNPFYKVADNLGSCWIARDAMDGDFLILNGDTLISQEIVERVQQGGGAWPIAVTVDAKPHYDSDDMKVTRIGGRLAAIGKTLTAEQANAESIGFLAFRGEGVALFRDTVEAFMRTPAGVENWYLKIIDAIAPTGKVGTVSIEGLDWAEVDFLNDIEAATLLTDRWLG from the coding sequence ATGATTGATCGCGCCATCATCCTGAGCGCCGGGCAGGGCTCGCGCCTGCTTCCGCTCACCGCCGAACGCCCCAAATGCCTGATCGACTTTTCCGGCCGCACCCTGCTGGCCTGGCAGGTCGCCATGCTGTCCAACGCCGGGGTGACGCGGATCGATGTCGTCACCGGCTTCATGACCGACCTGGTGGAGGCGGAACTCGCGCGCCTGGCCCGGCCGGGGCTGACGCTGCGGACGCGCTTCAACCCCTTCTACAAGGTCGCCGACAATCTCGGCTCCTGCTGGATCGCGCGCGACGCGATGGATGGCGACTTCCTGATCCTCAACGGCGATACGTTGATTTCGCAGGAGATCGTGGAGCGCGTGCAGCAGGGCGGCGGCGCTTGGCCGATCGCCGTCACCGTCGATGCCAAGCCGCATTATGACAGCGACGACATGAAGGTCACGCGGATCGGCGGACGGCTCGCGGCGATCGGCAAGACGCTGACCGCCGAGCAGGCCAATGCGGAATCGATCGGCTTCCTCGCCTTCCGGGGCGAGGGCGTGGCACTGTTCCGCGATACCGTGGAGGCCTTCATGCGGACGCCCGCCGGGGTCGAGAACTGGTATCTCAAGATCATCGACGCGATCGCGCCGACCGGCAAGGTCGGCACCGTGTCGATCGAGGGGCTGGACTGGGCCGAGGTCGATTTCCTGAACGATATCGAGGCGGCAACGCTCCTGACCGATCGCTGGCTCGGTTAA
- a CDS encoding P-II family nitrogen regulator, whose protein sequence is MKKIEAIIKPFKLDEVKEALHEVGVSGITVTEAKGFGRQKGHTELYRGAEYVVDFLPKVKLEVVVEDGLADRVVEAIQNAAQTGRIGDGKIFVIPVDTAIRIRTGERDGDAV, encoded by the coding sequence ATGAAGAAGATCGAAGCGATCATTAAGCCCTTCAAGCTGGACGAGGTGAAGGAGGCCCTGCACGAGGTGGGCGTGTCGGGCATCACGGTCACCGAGGCGAAGGGTTTCGGCCGGCAGAAGGGGCATACCGAACTGTATCGGGGCGCCGAATATGTCGTCGACTTCCTGCCCAAGGTGAAGCTCGAGGTCGTCGTCGAGGACGGGCTGGCCGACCGGGTCGTGGAAGCGATCCAGAACGCCGCCCAGACCGGGCGCATCGGCGACGGCAAGATTTTCGTCATCCCCGTCGATACCGCCATCCGCATCCGCACCGGCGAGCGGGACGGCGACGCGGTTTAA
- the glnA gene encoding type I glutamate--ammonia ligase, with protein sequence MANSASDVLKLIKEQEIEWVDLRFTDPKGKWQHLTMVSGVVGEDELTDGFMFDGSSIEGWKAINESDMILKPDLDAVWVDPFSATPMLILVCDIVEPSTGELYSRDPRSTAKRAEAYVKTLGIGDTVYVGPEAEFFMFDDVQFDTTYNASYYKLDDIELPTNTGKAYEEGNLGHRPRAKGGYFPVAPVDSAVDIRAEMVSTMLEMGLPCDKHHHEVAAAQHELGLTFGTLVTTADRMQIYKYVVWQVAQAYGKTATFMPKPIAKDNGSGMHTHMSIWDGGKPLFAGDGYAGLSDMCLYFIGGVIKHAKALNAFTNPTTNSYKRLVPGYEAPVLLAYSARNRSASCRIPYGAGTKAKRVEFRFPDAMANPYYCYAALLMAGLDGIENKIHPGEAMDKNLYDLPAEELKEIPTVCGSLREALDSLAADHAFLTKGGVFTEDQIESYLELKWPEVARWEMTPAPVEFDMYYSN encoded by the coding sequence ATGGCGAACAGCGCCTCTGACGTTCTGAAGCTGATCAAGGAACAGGAGATCGAATGGGTCGATCTGCGTTTCACCGATCCCAAGGGCAAGTGGCAGCACCTGACCATGGTTTCGGGTGTGGTCGGCGAAGACGAACTCACCGACGGTTTCATGTTCGACGGCTCCTCGATCGAGGGCTGGAAGGCGATCAACGAGTCCGACATGATCCTCAAGCCGGATCTGGACGCGGTGTGGGTCGATCCCTTCTCGGCGACGCCGATGCTGATCCTCGTCTGCGACATCGTCGAGCCTTCGACCGGCGAGCTCTATTCGCGCGATCCGCGTTCCACGGCCAAGCGCGCCGAAGCCTATGTGAAGACGCTCGGCATCGGCGACACCGTGTATGTCGGCCCGGAAGCCGAATTCTTCATGTTCGACGACGTGCAGTTCGATACGACCTACAATGCGTCCTACTACAAGCTTGACGACATCGAGCTGCCGACCAACACCGGCAAGGCGTATGAGGAAGGCAATCTCGGCCATCGCCCGCGCGCCAAGGGCGGCTATTTCCCGGTCGCGCCGGTCGACAGCGCCGTCGACATCCGCGCCGAGATGGTCTCGACCATGCTCGAAATGGGCCTGCCCTGCGACAAGCACCACCATGAGGTGGCGGCGGCCCAGCACGAGCTCGGCCTGACCTTCGGCACGCTCGTCACCACCGCCGATCGCATGCAGATCTACAAATATGTCGTGTGGCAGGTGGCCCAGGCCTACGGCAAGACGGCGACCTTCATGCCGAAGCCGATCGCCAAGGATAATGGCTCGGGCATGCACACCCACATGTCGATCTGGGATGGCGGCAAGCCGCTGTTCGCCGGCGACGGCTATGCCGGCCTGTCCGACATGTGCCTCTACTTCATCGGCGGCGTGATCAAGCACGCCAAGGCGCTCAACGCCTTCACCAACCCGACCACCAACAGCTACAAGCGGCTGGTGCCGGGCTATGAGGCCCCCGTGCTGCTCGCTTATTCGGCGCGCAACCGCTCGGCCTCGTGCCGCATTCCCTATGGTGCCGGCACCAAGGCGAAGCGCGTCGAGTTCCGTTTCCCGGACGCGATGGCGAACCCCTATTATTGCTATGCCGCGCTGCTGATGGCCGGCCTCGACGGCATCGAGAACAAGATCCACCCCGGCGAGGCGATGGACAAGAATCTCTACGACCTGCCGGCCGAGGAGCTGAAGGAAATCCCGACCGTCTGCGGTTCGCTGCGCGAAGCGCTCGACAGCCTGGCCGCCGATCACGCCTTCCTCACCAAGGGCGGCGTGTTCACCGAGGACCAGATCGAGAGCTATCTCGAACTCAAGTGGCCGGAGGTCGCCCGCTGGGAGATGACGCCAGCACCGGTCGAGTTCGACATGTACTACTCCAACTGA
- a CDS encoding DUF1289 domain-containing protein produces MIPSPCTQVCAIDAATGWCRGCGRSLQEIGDWLAADDATQRAIVARLPDRLRRLAQ; encoded by the coding sequence ATGATCCCTTCGCCCTGCACCCAGGTCTGCGCGATCGACGCCGCCACCGGCTGGTGCCGCGGCTGTGGTCGCTCGTTGCAGGAGATTGGCGACTGGCTCGCCGCCGATGACGCCACCCAGCGCGCGATCGTCGCGCGACTGCCGGACAGGCTCCGCCGCCTCGCTCAATAA
- a CDS encoding translocation/assembly module TamB domain-containing protein, with the protein MAEDIPADTVDETPLPPAPARRLHWSLRLVGGIVGFLLVLAAAVGFGVDTDAGHRFIVDRIGEMKPSSGLRIHIGRIDGSIWRHARIKDLRLSDPQGLFLEAPSVQLDWRPGRWLANRLHVDRLASDLVILHRLPRLRPGKPGQPILPGYRIHIGALDLRMRLEAGVAGPQQRMVRIVGKADTGNGRAVIGLRAGSSAGDRMIVALDTEPDRDMFDFDARLLSPGDGVVPGLFGSRKPMGVLISGEGSWSQWQGHGRWVAGGQRIADLTLRQVKGHYALGGRLTPASITQGKVQRLTTPAIMVAGGARFADRRLDGTLRLASPALTMGVKGVIDLAHGAFDPLRVDLALLQPRALFPNMSGREIRLHTELTGAFRAAHFRYALTSPQFAFDQTGFEDVKAAGEGRLGGKDVTLPIKLTARRVTGVGDVAGGILANLDIAGTLHVTAKQLTGDGLTLRSDKLNGKVALFLDLVGGKYWVDLSGGLQRYLIPGLGIVDVLTELKVVPTSDLKQSIVSGRGRAWVRRFDNAFLRTLAGGLPTLDTQLTRTPDGVLHFAGLKLIAPAITITGGGTRLKDGTVQFAGQGQQGSYGSFRLKLDGMIDHPKVGLLLDRPLEALGLDQVRLDLDPVPQGFAMTAAGGSTLGDFTATGAIDTPPNGAPGIVHIDALHVSGTTAKGQLRSDPAGFTGQLALAGGGLAGTLDFAPVGTIQRIAGHIAADHATLAGDFGATVRRGTLDLDLLLDPASPHVNATIAAQGLTRGSISLARLAASTKLVGGLGEVRAAFSGSRGRAFSFQTATTISADSYTVRGQGQIDGKPLALATAAVLHHAGDAWVIAPTSLSFSGGSATVAGRFGKSDSRFEASLDAMPLAVLDMVKPGLGLSGEATGHFSYAVPAPGALPTGKADLRVRGLSRAGLVLSSRPVDVGLTAVMDGGKIAARAIASSAGQVIGRAQARIAPIGAGASLGGRLLAAPLFAQLRYNGPADTLWRLSGNETIDLSGPVAIGADIGGTIHDPLIRGSLVTSAARLESTTTGTVIDKIRARGRFDGSRLLIDQFAGSTRDNGSLSGHAAFDFAGAKGLGMDIAIDAQHAVLLARDDIGATVTGPLTIKSNGQGGVIAGNIRLDRSSYRFGQAAQQGVPHIAVHELNREDIDDDAALPSPWSLDLTTDAHAQMMVRGLGLDSEWRAKLVIKGAVDNPAISGRADLIRGNYEFAGRRFDIDRGIIRFSGSTPVDPALDIVARANIQSVNASIQVAGTGLKPEVSFTSTPALPEDELLSRLLFGTSISNLTAPEALQLAGAVNGLRTGGRGSLDPINAIRKVAGLDRLRIEPADITTGQKTSIAAGKYIGKRTYVELVTDGQGYSATRLEFQVTRWLSLLSTISTIGRQSANIRISKDY; encoded by the coding sequence ATGGCGGAGGATATCCCCGCCGACACCGTGGACGAGACGCCGCTCCCGCCCGCGCCGGCCCGGCGCCTGCACTGGTCGCTGCGGCTGGTCGGCGGCATCGTCGGTTTCCTGTTGGTGCTGGCGGCGGCGGTGGGCTTCGGCGTCGATACCGACGCCGGGCACCGCTTCATCGTCGATCGCATCGGCGAGATGAAGCCGTCGAGCGGGCTGCGCATCCATATCGGCCGGATCGACGGATCGATCTGGCGCCACGCCCGCATCAAGGATCTGCGCCTGTCCGATCCGCAGGGCCTCTTCCTAGAGGCGCCGAGCGTGCAGCTCGACTGGCGGCCGGGGCGCTGGCTGGCGAACCGCCTGCATGTCGATCGCCTCGCCTCCGATCTCGTCATCCTCCACCGCCTGCCCAGGCTGCGGCCCGGCAAGCCCGGCCAGCCGATCCTGCCCGGCTATCGCATCCACATCGGCGCGCTCGATCTGCGGATGCGGCTCGAGGCGGGCGTCGCCGGGCCGCAGCAGCGGATGGTGCGGATCGTCGGCAAGGCGGATACCGGCAATGGCCGCGCCGTGATCGGGCTGCGCGCCGGCTCCTCGGCGGGCGACAGGATGATCGTGGCGCTCGATACCGAGCCCGATCGCGATATGTTCGATTTCGATGCGCGGCTGCTCTCGCCGGGCGACGGCGTGGTGCCGGGACTGTTCGGATCGCGCAAGCCGATGGGCGTGCTGATCTCCGGCGAGGGATCATGGTCGCAATGGCAGGGCCATGGCCGCTGGGTGGCCGGCGGCCAGCGGATCGCCGATCTGACATTGCGGCAGGTGAAGGGCCATTATGCGCTCGGCGGCCGGCTGACCCCCGCGTCGATCACGCAGGGCAAGGTCCAGCGGCTGACCACGCCCGCGATCATGGTGGCGGGCGGCGCGCGCTTTGCGGATCGCCGGCTCGACGGCACCCTCAGGCTGGCCTCGCCGGCGCTGACCATGGGGGTCAAGGGCGTGATCGATCTCGCCCATGGTGCCTTCGATCCGCTGCGCGTCGATCTCGCTTTGCTGCAACCCCGCGCACTGTTCCCCAACATGAGCGGTCGCGAAATCCGCCTCCACACGGAACTGACGGGCGCGTTTCGCGCCGCGCATTTCCGCTACGCGCTGACCTCGCCCCAATTCGCCTTCGACCAGACCGGGTTCGAGGATGTGAAGGCCGCCGGCGAGGGGCGTCTCGGCGGCAAGGACGTCACCCTGCCGATCAAGCTGACCGCGCGGCGGGTGACCGGCGTCGGCGATGTCGCCGGTGGCATCCTCGCGAATCTCGATATCGCCGGCACGCTCCATGTCACGGCGAAGCAGCTCACCGGCGACGGCCTGACGCTGCGATCGGACAAGCTCAACGGCAAGGTCGCGCTGTTCCTGGATCTGGTCGGCGGGAAATATTGGGTCGATCTGTCGGGCGGCCTGCAACGCTATCTGATCCCCGGCCTCGGCATCGTCGACGTGCTGACCGAACTCAAGGTGGTGCCGACCAGCGATCTCAAGCAGTCAATCGTTTCGGGCCGGGGCCGTGCCTGGGTGCGGCGCTTCGACAACGCCTTCCTGCGGACGCTCGCCGGGGGGCTGCCGACGCTCGACACCCAGCTGACCCGCACGCCGGACGGCGTCCTCCATTTCGCCGGCCTAAAGCTCATTGCGCCGGCGATCACGATCACCGGCGGCGGCACCCGGCTGAAGGACGGGACGGTCCAGTTTGCCGGGCAGGGCCAGCAGGGCAGCTATGGCAGCTTCCGCCTCAAGCTCGACGGGATGATCGATCACCCCAAGGTCGGCCTCTTGCTCGATCGGCCGCTAGAGGCGTTGGGCCTCGATCAGGTGCGGCTCGATCTCGATCCGGTGCCGCAGGGCTTCGCGATGACAGCGGCGGGCGGATCGACGCTCGGGGATTTCACCGCCACCGGCGCGATCGATACGCCGCCCAACGGCGCGCCCGGGATCGTCCATATCGATGCGCTCCATGTCAGCGGCACCACCGCCAAGGGCCAGTTGCGCTCCGATCCCGCCGGGTTCACCGGGCAGCTGGCGCTGGCGGGCGGCGGACTGGCGGGCACCCTCGATTTCGCGCCGGTCGGCACCATCCAGCGCATCGCCGGCCATATCGCGGCCGACCATGCGACGCTCGCCGGCGATTTCGGCGCGACGGTGCGGCGCGGCACGCTCGACCTCGATCTGCTGCTCGATCCCGCCAGCCCGCACGTCAATGCCACCATCGCGGCGCAGGGGCTGACGCGCGGCTCGATCTCGCTGGCGCGGCTCGCCGCCTCGACCAAGCTGGTCGGCGGTCTCGGCGAGGTCCGCGCCGCATTCTCCGGATCGCGCGGGCGGGCCTTCTCCTTCCAGACCGCGACGACGATCAGCGCCGACAGCTACACCGTGCGCGGCCAGGGCCAGATCGACGGCAAGCCGCTGGCGCTGGCGACGGCGGCGGTGCTGCATCATGCCGGTGATGCGTGGGTGATCGCACCGACCAGCCTGTCCTTCTCGGGCGGCAGCGCGACGGTCGCGGGGCGTTTCGGCAAGAGCGACAGCCGTTTCGAGGCGAGCCTCGATGCGATGCCGCTCGCGGTGCTCGATATGGTGAAGCCCGGCCTCGGCCTGTCGGGCGAGGCGACCGGGCATTTCTCCTATGCCGTCCCGGCACCGGGGGCGCTGCCCACCGGCAAGGCCGATCTGCGGGTCCGCGGGTTGAGTCGTGCCGGGCTCGTCCTGTCGTCCCGCCCGGTCGATGTCGGGCTGACCGCGGTGATGGACGGCGGCAAGATCGCCGCCCGTGCGATCGCCTCCAGCGCCGGCCAGGTGATCGGCCGGGCACAGGCCCGCATCGCGCCGATCGGGGCCGGCGCATCGCTCGGCGGTCGGCTGCTCGCCGCACCGCTGTTCGCGCAGCTGCGCTACAACGGCCCGGCCGATACGCTGTGGCGGCTTTCCGGCAACGAGACGATCGATCTCTCCGGCCCGGTCGCGATCGGCGCGGATATCGGCGGGACGATCCATGATCCGCTGATCCGGGGATCGCTGGTGACGTCGGCGGCGCGGCTGGAGAGCACCACCACCGGCACCGTGATCGACAAGATCCGGGCACGGGGGCGCTTCGACGGATCGCGCCTGCTGATCGATCAGTTCGCCGGATCGACCAGGGACAATGGCAGCCTGTCCGGCCATGCCGCCTTCGATTTCGCCGGCGCCAAAGGGCTCGGCATGGATATCGCGATCGACGCCCAACATGCCGTGCTGCTGGCGCGCGACGATATCGGCGCGACCGTCACCGGGCCGCTGACGATCAAGTCGAACGGGCAGGGCGGCGTCATCGCCGGCAATATCCGGCTCGATCGCTCCTCCTACCGCTTCGGCCAGGCCGCGCAGCAGGGCGTGCCGCACATCGCCGTCCACGAGCTCAACCGCGAGGATATCGACGATGACGCGGCCTTGCCCTCGCCCTGGTCGCTCGATCTCACCACCGATGCCCATGCCCAGATGATGGTGCGCGGGCTGGGGCTCGACAGCGAATGGCGGGCCAAGCTCGTCATCAAGGGCGCGGTCGACAATCCTGCCATTTCAGGTCGGGCCGATCTCATCCGGGGCAATTACGAATTTGCCGGCCGCCGCTTCGATATCGATCGCGGGATCATCCGGTTCAGCGGCAGCACGCCGGTGGATCCGGCGCTGGATATCGTCGCCAGGGCGAATATCCAGAGCGTCAACGCTTCGATCCAGGTCGCCGGCACCGGCCTCAAGCCCGAGGTGAGCTTCACCTCCACGCCGGCGCTGCCGGAGGACGAACTGCTCTCTCGCCTGCTGTTCGGCACCTCGATCTCCAACCTCACCGCGCCCGAGGCGTTGCAACTGGCGGGCGCGGTCAACGGCCTGCGCACCGGCGGGCGCGGCAGCCTCGATCCGATCAACGCGATCCGCAAGGTGGCGGGGCTCGATCGCCTGCGCATCGAGCCGGCCGACATCACCACCGGCCAGAAGACCTCGATCGCGGCCGGCAAATATATCGGCAAGCGCACCTATGTGGAGCTGGTGACCGACGGGCAGGGCTATTCGGCGACCCGGCTGGAGTTCCAGGTGACGCGCTGGCTATCCTTGCTCTCGACGATCTCGACGATCGGCCGGCAGAGCGCCAACATCCGCATCTCCAAGGATTATTGA